Proteins from one Elgaria multicarinata webbii isolate HBS135686 ecotype San Diego chromosome 3, rElgMul1.1.pri, whole genome shotgun sequence genomic window:
- the LOC134396466 gene encoding zinc finger protein 239-like isoform X1, whose product MEKNHGILASLADCRESDENGVHQRRKTEVEEKWGNKSISIEGLDIHEIPVLEECFEGSTRNIHNAERPWEFSEDVKGQQIHFTKCQRTDIEEKIFQCLECGKQFSCKSNLNLHKRIHTGEKPYQCSECDKSFACSSDLKRHERIHSGEKPYECSECGKSFSRSGHLKLHQRTHTGEKPFQCSECGKGFSCSMNLKNHQRIHTGEKPYHCAVCGKSFTQSAHLKAHQTVHTGEKHYNVSPLPSMSDSSFSDNHKPH is encoded by the exons ATGGAGAAGAATcatgggatcctggcctctctag ctgATTGCAGGGAGAGCGATGAAAATGGCGTACACCAGAGGAGGAAAACTGAAGTTGAAGAGAAATGGGGAAACAAATCCATCTCTATCGAAGGGTTAGATATCCATGAAATTCCAGTACTAGAAGAATGTTTTGAAGGAAGTACAAGGAATATTCACAATGCGGAGAGACCGTGGGAATTTTCTGAGGATGTCAAGGGTCAGCAGATACACTTTACCAAATGTCAGAGAACCGACAtagaagagaaaatatttcagtgcttggagtgtggaaagcaaTTCAGTTGCAAATCGAACcttaacttgcataaaagaatccacacaggggagaagccctatcagtGCTCAGAGTGCGATAAGAGTTTCGCTTGCAGCTCTGACCTTAAGCGACATGAAAGAATTCattcaggggagaagccctatgaatgctcagagtgcgggaagagcttcagtcggagcggccaccttaagctgcatcaaaggactcacacaggtgagaagccctttcagtgctctgagtgtggaaagggtttcagttGCAGCATGAaccttaaaaaccatcagagaatccacacaggcgagaagccttatcaCTGTGCAgtatgtggaaagagtttcactcAGAGCGCGCATCTTAAAGCGCATCAAACtgtccacacaggcgagaagcacTATAATGTTTCTCCCCTTCCATCTATGTCAGACAGCTCTTTCTCAGACAACCACAAACCTCATTAA
- the LOC134396479 gene encoding zinc finger protein 239-like yields the protein MEKIHLTKYQPFHTEEKRFQCLECEKQFNLNTQLNLQKGIHTGEKPLKFFECGKVLTQSMSLKSHQGIHTGEKPVVSVCGNNFSQLMTLKAHKNIHTAEKTCKCSECGKSFNVNLKLHKRIHTGEKPYRCLNCGKGFARSIDFKRHQRTHTGEKPHECPECGKSFAQSGHLKRHQSTHTGEKPHECPECGKSFAQSAHLKRHQRIHTGEKPYQCLDCGKSFARSTHIKRHQNTHTREKPYECLECGKSFAQSTDLKKHQRIHTGEKPYQCLECGKSFARSAHLKQHQSTHTGEKTYQCLECGKNFAHSRHHKSHQRIHMGRSPMNA from the coding sequence ATGGAGAAGATTCACCTCACCAAATATCAACCATTTCATACAGAAGAGAAACgatttcagtgcttggagtgtgaaAAGCAATTCAATCTCAACACACAACTTAACTTGCAGAAaggaattcacacaggcgagaagcccctTAAATTCTTTGAATGTGGGAAGGTTCTCACTCAAAGCATGAGCCTTAAAAGTCATCAaggaatccacactggggagaagccagtAGTCTCAGTATGTGGAAATAATTTCAGTCAGCTCATGACCCTGAAAGCACATAAAAATATCCACACAGCGGAGAAGACCTGCAAATGCTCTGAGTGTGGGAAAAGTTTCAATGTAAACCTTAAAttacataaaagaattcacacaggggagaagccctatagatGCTTAAACTGCGGAAAGGGCTTTGCTCGCAGCATAGACTTTAAgcgacatcaaagaactcacacaggggagaagccccatGAATgtccagagtgtggaaagagctttgctcagagtgGACACCTTAAGcgacatcaaagcactcacacaggggagaagccccatGAATgtccagagtgtggaaagagctttgctcagagtgCACATCTTaagcgacatcaaagaattcacacaggggagaagccctatcaatgcttagactgcggaaagagctttgctcgcagcacaCACATAAAACgacatcaaaacacacacacaagggagaaaccctatgaatgtctagagtgtggaaagagctttgctcagagcacagaccttaagaaacatcaaagaattcacacaggcgaaaAGCCTTATCAATgtctagagtgcggaaagagctttgctcgcagtgcacaccttaagcaacatcaaagcactcacacaggtgagaagacCTAtcaatgcctagagtgcggaaagaactTTGCTCACAGTAGACATCATaagtcacatcaaagaattcacatggggagaagccctatgaatgcttga
- the LOC134395786 gene encoding vomeronasal type-2 receptor 26-like has protein sequence MVLLLLLFLLLLPHAACETLKAKCVLNLKRATTDAWNYYRPGDQLISGVISTRRAKFFLERFRKPPYIFFIPVERLSYLQILLFLIAIHEINRNPSLLPNITLGYDVFENYFDASRTSDALLDLLSPGQANIPNYSCGRRNHLLAVLEGANLENSNQIGTILSIYKFPQVSYGLASQDDHDKGQFPLPYRMVPKEDPPYLGIVKLLLHFNWTWISLLAQKNENGEKFIKALTPVLLTSGICVAFSKTISELTAFFFKMVVDVQDITSLLVQHRVNTFVYYGGQSHSMIDLIYLKKQLANIVNPMVGKIHIITTLQAITLATSVLEIHHYHGSLSFAIQNKKTTNYENFNTFFSLVKQFGEEAFNCSYRKHVLSVKSQETCRETEKLEIPNQDLIERILSGDDYNVYKTIQFVAYAAHVAYSRSKWRRAAGGDRLEHQKLQAWQLHPFLRNVQLYNTSMDGVYLDENGDLAADFDIVNWVTFSNNSFNRLKVGSIQREAGSEFKFTIDQDAIVWPIGINQTIPRSRCTESCRPGYAKVIREGEPVCCYACMSCAEGTISTQEDARNCSMCPEEQHPKKDRDQCIPKIINFLSYEKPLGIILTSFALFLSLTTGLVLGIFIKHLETPIVKANNRDLSYILLVSILLSFMSSFLFIGRPRKGTCLLRQITFSIIFSVAVSSLLAKTITVVLAFLATKPGNRVRRWLGKCLTNAIVISCSSVQVVICTIWLGVSPPFSDSDMHSQPGQIILQCNQGSVAMFYAALGYMGFLAAICFTVAFLARKLPGSFNEAKLITFSMLVFCSVWVSFVPAYLSTKGKYMVAVQVFSMLASSAGLLGCIFLPKCYIILLRPELNTKEHLTTKSKDGT, from the exons ATGGTCCTGCTTTTactcctttttctcctcctcctgccccacgcTGCCTGCGAGACGCTGAAGGCAAAGTGCGTCTTGAACTTGAAGCGAGCTACTACCGACGCATGGAATTATTACAGGCCAGGAGACCAACTCATAAGCGGGGTGATCTCTACCAGAAGGGCCAAATTTTTCCTGGAGCGGTTCAGGAAGCCGCCCTACATCTTCTTCATCCC GGTGGAACGTCTGAGTTACTTACAGATTCTCTTATTCTTGATTGCTATTCATGAGATCAACCGGAATCCCAGTCTCttacccaacatcaccctgggctacGATGTCTTTGAGAATTATTTTGATGCAAGCAGGACTTCTGATGCCTTGCTAGACCTTCTCTCTCCTGGGCAGGCAAatattccaaactacagctgcGGGAGGCGGAATCACCTCCTGGCGGTCCTTGAAGGGGCCAACTTAGAAAACTCCAACCAGATTGGAACTATATTGAGCATCTACAAATTCCCACAG GTCAGTTATGGTTTGGCATCTCAGGATGATCATGACAAAGGACAATTCCCTTTACCCTACCGCATGGTTCCAAAAGAAGACCCCCCTTACCTGGGGATTGTCAAACTCCTTCTGCATTTCAACTGGACATGGATCAGTCTTCTTGCTCAAAAAAATGAAAACGGAGAAAAGTTCATAAAGGCCTTGACACCTGTACTCCTCACAAGTGGTATTTGTGTGGCCTTCTCAAAAACCATCTCGGAACTGACAGCTTTTTTCTTCAAAATGGTTGTAGACGTGCAAGACATCACTTCATTACTGGTGCAACATAGAGTCAATACGTTTGTTTACTACGGAGGGCAGTCTCATTCCATGATAGATCTAATCTACTTGAAAAAACAACTTGCTAACATCGTGAATCCCATGGTGGGGAAAATCCATATAATAACAACTTTGCAAGCCATCACCTTGGCTACAAGTGTTTTAGAAATCCATCATTACCATGGTTCTTTGTCCTTCGCAATCCAGAACAAAAAAACGACAAACTATGAAAATTTCAACACTTTCTTTAGTCTCGTCAAGCAGTTTGGGGAGGAAGCATTTAATTGTTCATACCGAAAGCACGTGCTCTCTGTGAAAAGCCAAGAAACATGTAGAGAGACGGAGAAACTGGAGATCCCAAACCAGGATCTGATCGAAAGGATCCTGTCTGGTGATGACTACAATGTATACAAGACCATCCAGTTTGTGGCATATGCCGCACATGTTGCATACTCAAGATCCAAATGGAGGAGGGCGGCAGGTGGAGACAGGTTGGAACACCAAAAGCTACAGGCATGGCAG CTTCATCCTTTCCTGCGAAATGTCCAGCTTTACAACACTTCCATGGATGGTGTTTATTTAGATGAGAACGGTGACCTGGCGGCCGACTTTGACATAGTGAACTGGGTGACTTTCTCCAATAATTCCTTTAATAGACTCAAAGTTGGGAGTATCCAGAGAGAGGCAGGTTCCGAGTTCAAGTTCACCATTGACCAGGATGCCATTGTGTGGCCCATTGGGATTAACCAG ACCATACCTCGCTCACGGTGTACTGAAAGCTGTCGACCTGGATATGCCAAGGTGATACGGGAAGGAGAGCCGGTTTGCTGCTATGCCTGTATGTCCTGTGCAGAAGGGACCATCTCCACACAGGAAG ATGCAAGAAATTGTAGCATGTGCCCAGAAGAACAGCATCCAAAAAAGGATCGAGATCAATGTATTCCCAAGATTATAAACTTCTTGTCCTATGAAAAACCTTTGGGGATAATCCTAACTTCCTTTGCTCTATTCTTATCTTTAACAACGGGACTTGTGTTGGGAATCTTCATTAAACACTTAgaaactcccatagtcaaagccaacaacaggGACCTCTCCTACATTCTTCTCGTCTCCATCCTGCTTTCCTTCATGTCCTCCTTCCTGTTCATTGGCCGGCCAAGGAAAGGGACCTGCCTTCTCCGACAAATaaccttcagcatcatcttctcagttgccGTCTCTTCTCTGTTGGCCAAAACAATCACGGTGGTGTTGGCCTtcttggccacaaagccaggcAACAGGGTGAGGCGATGGCTGGGGAAGTGTTTGACCAACGCCATTGTAATTTCTtgttccagtgtccaagttgtcatctgcACCATCTGGTTGGGAGTCTCTCCCCCATTCTCAGACTCTGACATGCACTCCCAGCCTGGACAAATCATCCTTCAATGCAACCAAGGTTCTGTCGCCATGTTCTatgctgcccttggctacatgggcttcctggctgccatctgcttcacggtggccttcctagccaggaagctgcctgggtccttcaacgaagccaagctgatcaccttcagcatgctggtcttctgcagcgtctgggtgtcctttgtgcccgcttacctgagcaccaaggggaaatacatggtagccgtgcaggtcttctccatgttggcctccagtgctgggctcctgggctgcatctttcttcccaagtgctacattaTTTTACTGAGGCCTGAACTCAATACAAAGGAGCATCTAACAACCAAAAGTAAAGATGGCACCTGA